From the Amycolatopsis thermoflava N1165 genome, one window contains:
- a CDS encoding acyl-CoA carboxylase epsilon subunit has translation MSESEETPPARPLLRIVRGDPSEAELAALTAVVAAAASAPGEEPEKPERTSFWADRAALVRRPLPQPGSGAWRASAWPR, from the coding sequence ATGAGCGAGTCCGAGGAAACCCCGCCCGCCCGGCCGTTGCTGCGCATCGTGCGCGGCGACCCGAGCGAGGCCGAGCTGGCGGCGCTGACCGCCGTGGTGGCCGCGGCCGCGTCCGCGCCGGGCGAGGAGCCGGAGAAGCCGGAGCGGACCTCGTTCTGGGCCGACCGCGCCGCCCTGGTGCGGCGGCCGTTGCCGCAGCCGGGTTCCGGCGCGTGGCGGGCTTCGGCCTGGCCGCGTTGA
- a CDS encoding ArsR/SmtB family transcription factor, with amino-acid sequence MASTFEVLAEPRRREILDLLRTSERPVGDLVERLRLTQPAVSKHLKVLREAGLVEVRQDAQRRWYRLRPEPLAEIDAWLAPYRRMWNASLDALERHLDSMEDPR; translated from the coding sequence ATGGCATCAACGTTCGAGGTACTCGCCGAGCCGCGGCGGCGCGAGATCCTCGACCTGCTCCGCACGTCGGAGCGCCCGGTCGGGGACCTCGTGGAGCGCCTGCGCCTCACCCAGCCCGCGGTGTCCAAGCACCTCAAGGTGCTCCGCGAAGCCGGGCTGGTGGAGGTCCGGCAGGACGCGCAACGCCGCTGGTACCGGTTGCGCCCGGAGCCGCTCGCCGAGATCGACGCCTGGCTGGCGCCCTACCGGCGCATGTGGAACGCAAGCCTGGACGCCCTCGAACGCCACCTGGACTCGATGGAGGACCCGAGGTGA
- a CDS encoding PPOX class F420-dependent oxidoreductase: MSEELLDLVGGRQFGTLATIRRDGRPQLSTVVYGWYPAEKLIRISSTADRAKVRNLRRDPRAVLHVAAPDGLAYAVVEGDVDVSPVSAEPGDATGREMAELASRFEDPYADLDRFYQRMVDERRVVIRLPVSRVYGLPPGALPVPD; encoded by the coding sequence ATGAGCGAAGAACTCCTCGACCTCGTCGGTGGCCGCCAGTTCGGCACGCTGGCCACGATCCGCCGCGACGGCAGGCCGCAACTGTCCACAGTGGTCTACGGCTGGTACCCGGCGGAGAAGCTCATCCGGATCAGCTCGACCGCGGACCGCGCGAAGGTGCGGAACCTGCGCCGGGACCCGCGCGCGGTCCTGCATGTCGCGGCGCCGGACGGGTTGGCGTACGCGGTCGTGGAGGGCGACGTCGACGTGTCGCCGGTCAGCGCTGAGCCGGGGGACGCGACCGGACGGGAAATGGCCGAGCTCGCCTCGCGGTTCGAGGATCCGTACGCCGATCTCGACCGCTTCTACCAGCGGATGGTCGACGAGCGGCGCGTGGTGATCCGCCTCCCGGTGTCCCGCGTGTACGGTCTCCCGCCCGGCGCGCTTCCCGTGCCGGACTAG
- a CDS encoding TetR/AcrR family transcriptional regulator, with protein MPRPRSLTTTQIATAALAVLDREGLDALSMRTVAKELGMGTMSLYRYVSDRDELEGLVVDLVLQAIDVTVPRGSAAERLSVLADRVRIAVSRHPAVVPLLLMHRHRVPSSIRWGETMLTVLTDAGLTGKRRAIAFRTIVGYVFGALQVEHFGALSGAGTAALADLPPEEFPILSETAAQARSIPPEEEFRQGFDILLRGLGL; from the coding sequence ATGCCACGACCCCGCTCGTTGACCACCACGCAGATCGCCACCGCGGCACTGGCCGTGCTCGACCGCGAGGGGCTCGACGCGCTGTCGATGCGCACGGTCGCCAAGGAGCTCGGCATGGGCACGATGTCGCTCTACCGCTACGTGTCGGACCGCGACGAGCTCGAAGGCCTGGTGGTCGACCTGGTGCTGCAGGCGATCGACGTGACAGTGCCGCGCGGTTCGGCCGCGGAGCGGTTGAGCGTGTTGGCCGACCGGGTCCGGATCGCGGTTTCGCGGCACCCGGCGGTGGTGCCGTTGCTGCTGATGCACCGCCACCGCGTGCCCAGTTCGATCCGCTGGGGCGAGACGATGCTGACCGTCCTGACGGACGCGGGCCTCACCGGCAAGCGCCGGGCGATCGCGTTCCGGACGATCGTGGGTTACGTGTTCGGCGCGTTGCAGGTGGAACACTTCGGAGCGCTGTCCGGCGCGGGCACCGCCGCGCTGGCCGACCTGCCGCCGGAGGAGTTCCCGATCCTGTCCGAAACCGCCGCGCAGGCCCGGTCGATCCCGCCGGAGGAGGAGTTCCGGCAGGGGTTCGACATCCTGCTGCGCGGCCTCGGGCTCTAG
- a CDS encoding acyl-CoA carboxylase subunit beta yields the protein MSSATEPIGTPPAEEPDIHTTAGKLADLYRRNDEAVHAGSARAVERQHAKGKKTARERIDLLLDPGSFVELDELARHRSTNFGQERNRPYGDGVVTGYGTIDGRPVCVFSQDVTVFGGSLGEVYGEKIVKVMDLAIKTGRPIIGINEGGGARIQEGVVSLGLYGEIFTRNVKASGVVPQISLIMGANAGGHVYSPALTDFIVMVDQTSHMFITGPDVVKTVTGEEVTFEELGGARTHNTKSGNAHYLGTDEEDAIAYVKELLSFLPSNNLSEPPVFDSPEPTDGSIADGVTESDLELDTLIPDSPNQPYDMHEVITRVLDDGEFLEVQELFAPNVIVGFGRVDGHAVGVVANQPTQFAGCLDIDASEKAARFVRTCDAFNVPVLTFVDVPGFLPGTDQEWNGIIRRGAKLIYAYAEATVPLVTVITRKAYGGAYDVMGSKHLGADINLAWPTAQVAVMGAQGAANIVHRKTLAKAAEEGKDVEALRAELIQEYEDTLLNPYEAAERGYVDSVIVPSHTRGHVARALSMLRDKRETLPPKKHGNIPL from the coding sequence ATGAGCAGCGCGACGGAGCCGATCGGGACGCCTCCGGCGGAGGAGCCGGACATCCACACCACGGCCGGGAAGCTGGCCGACCTGTACCGCCGGAACGACGAGGCGGTGCACGCCGGGTCCGCCCGTGCCGTGGAGCGTCAGCACGCGAAGGGCAAGAAGACCGCCCGCGAGCGGATCGACCTGCTGCTCGATCCCGGCTCGTTCGTCGAGCTCGACGAACTGGCACGGCACCGGTCGACGAACTTCGGGCAGGAGCGCAACCGCCCGTACGGCGACGGCGTGGTGACCGGGTACGGCACCATCGACGGCCGCCCGGTGTGCGTGTTCAGCCAGGACGTGACCGTGTTCGGCGGTTCGCTCGGCGAGGTCTACGGCGAGAAGATCGTCAAGGTGATGGACCTGGCCATCAAGACCGGCCGCCCGATCATCGGCATCAACGAGGGCGGCGGCGCGCGCATCCAGGAGGGCGTGGTCTCGCTCGGCCTGTACGGCGAGATCTTCACCCGCAACGTGAAGGCCTCCGGTGTCGTCCCGCAGATCTCGCTCATCATGGGCGCCAACGCGGGCGGGCACGTCTACTCCCCCGCGCTCACCGACTTCATCGTGATGGTCGACCAGACCTCGCACATGTTCATCACCGGTCCGGACGTCGTGAAGACGGTGACCGGCGAAGAGGTGACGTTCGAGGAGCTGGGCGGCGCCCGGACGCACAACACCAAGTCGGGCAACGCGCACTACCTCGGCACCGACGAGGAGGACGCGATCGCCTACGTCAAGGAGCTGCTGTCGTTCCTGCCGTCGAACAACCTGTCCGAGCCGCCGGTGTTCGACTCGCCGGAGCCGACCGACGGGTCGATCGCCGACGGCGTCACCGAGTCCGACCTCGAGCTGGACACCCTGATCCCGGACTCGCCGAACCAGCCCTACGACATGCACGAGGTCATCACCCGCGTGCTCGACGACGGCGAGTTCCTGGAGGTCCAGGAGCTGTTCGCGCCGAACGTGATCGTCGGGTTCGGCCGGGTCGACGGGCACGCGGTCGGCGTGGTCGCCAACCAGCCGACGCAGTTCGCCGGCTGCCTCGACATCGACGCCTCCGAGAAGGCGGCGCGGTTCGTGCGGACCTGCGACGCGTTCAACGTGCCGGTGCTGACGTTCGTGGACGTGCCGGGCTTCCTGCCGGGCACCGACCAGGAGTGGAACGGCATCATCCGTCGCGGCGCGAAGCTGATCTACGCCTACGCCGAGGCGACGGTCCCGCTGGTCACGGTCATCACGCGCAAGGCCTACGGCGGCGCCTACGACGTCATGGGCTCCAAGCACCTCGGCGCGGACATCAACCTGGCGTGGCCGACCGCGCAGGTCGCGGTGATGGGCGCCCAGGGCGCGGCGAACATCGTGCACCGCAAGACGCTCGCCAAGGCCGCCGAGGAAGGCAAGGACGTCGAGGCGCTGCGGGCCGAGCTGATCCAGGAGTACGAGGACACGCTGCTCAACCCGTACGAGGCGGCCGAGCGCGGCTACGTCGACTCGGTGATCGTGCCGTCGCACACGCGCGGCCACGTGGCCCGCGCGCTGTCCATGCTGCGTGACAAGCGCGAGACGCTGCCGCCCAAGAAGCACGGCAACATCCCGCTGTAA
- a CDS encoding SRPBCC domain-containing protein — translation MTDLGELRRQPDGLAALVFERHLKHPPEKVWQALTEPGELATWFPVHVLDFAVHVLRFAAERGAPAAVRAAAVGTVPAGAGCASCSRPPRPRQRHESEVPERSEQRQRSLAVHPPAVRAA, via the coding sequence GTGACCGATCTCGGTGAACTGCGCCGTCAGCCGGACGGCCTCGCCGCGCTCGTCTTCGAGCGCCACTTGAAGCACCCGCCGGAGAAGGTCTGGCAGGCACTGACCGAGCCCGGCGAGCTGGCCACCTGGTTCCCGGTGCACGTGCTCGACTTCGCGGTGCACGTGCTCCGCTTCGCGGCGGAGCGTGGGGCCCCGGCTGCGGTTCGAGCTGCTGCGGTGGGAACTGTCCCGGCCGGCGCGGGCTGCGCCTCGTGTTCAAGGCCGCCTCGACCTCGGCAACGTCACGAAAGTGAAGTGCCGGAGCGCAGCGAGCAGCGACAGCGTTCGCTCGCTGTTCACCCGCCCGCCGTCCGCGCGGCCTAG
- a CDS encoding SRPBCC family protein yields the protein MTEFRTIAGKPVLRFERRLRHRPEKVWRAVTDPAELAHWFPARVETEARIGAPIRFVFPGDAPVDDGGTGEVLEFDPPKVFAFTWNLDVLRFELVPDGDGCLLVFTQTIGGGDIGRLAAGRNAIGWDTCLGALTARLDGADAPPPPDWLPAMEHYIDQFGLGDGSVHETAAGYDLRFARDLVWKPGAEIWQLLTEDSPVEPGGPPPLRATNGYVPAGKIVTASAPHVLEYEWLHDGAPAGRVRFEIVADAELGTRIELTQTVPFALQHLRAELLAAWHTHLELFFAATFGEIRCPWPEERTALLTKRYEEKVR from the coding sequence GTGACCGAATTCCGCACCATCGCCGGAAAACCCGTGCTGCGCTTCGAACGGCGGCTGCGGCACCGGCCCGAGAAGGTCTGGCGAGCCGTCACCGACCCGGCCGAGCTGGCGCACTGGTTCCCGGCGCGCGTCGAAACCGAGGCGCGGATCGGCGCGCCGATCCGGTTCGTCTTCCCCGGCGACGCGCCCGTCGACGACGGCGGCACCGGCGAGGTCCTCGAATTCGACCCGCCGAAGGTGTTCGCCTTCACCTGGAACCTCGACGTGCTGCGGTTCGAGCTGGTGCCGGACGGCGACGGCTGCCTGCTGGTGTTCACCCAGACGATCGGCGGCGGCGACATCGGGCGGCTGGCCGCCGGACGGAACGCGATCGGCTGGGACACCTGCCTCGGCGCACTGACCGCGCGGCTGGACGGCGCCGACGCGCCCCCGCCGCCGGACTGGCTGCCCGCGATGGAGCACTACATCGACCAGTTCGGCCTCGGCGACGGCTCGGTGCACGAAACGGCCGCCGGGTACGACTTGCGGTTCGCCCGTGATCTGGTCTGGAAGCCCGGCGCCGAGATCTGGCAGCTGCTCACCGAGGACTCCCCGGTCGAACCCGGCGGCCCGCCACCACTGCGCGCCACCAACGGCTACGTGCCCGCGGGGAAGATCGTCACCGCGTCCGCGCCGCACGTGCTGGAGTACGAGTGGCTGCACGACGGCGCGCCCGCGGGCCGGGTCCGGTTCGAGATCGTCGCGGACGCCGAACTCGGCACCCGGATCGAACTCACGCAGACGGTCCCGTTCGCGCTGCAGCACCTGCGGGCCGAGCTGCTGGCCGCCTGGCACACCCACCTGGAGCTGTTCTTCGCCGCCACCTTCGGCGAGATCCGCTGCCCGTGGCCCGAGGAGCGCACGGCCCTGCTGACCAAGCGCTACGAGGAGAAGGTGCGGTGA